In Streptomyces sp. NBC_00704, a genomic segment contains:
- the rpmH gene encoding 50S ribosomal protein L34 — translation MSKRTFQPNNRRRAKTHGFRLRMRTRAGRAILANRRSKGRANLSA, via the coding sequence GTGAGCAAGCGCACCTTCCAGCCGAACAACCGTCGTCGCGCCAAGACCCACGGCTTCCGCCTGCGGATGCGCACCCGTGCCGGCCGCGCGATTCTCGCGAACCGCCGCAGCAAGGGTCGCGCCAACCTGTCCGCCTGA
- the rnpA gene encoding ribonuclease P protein component: MLPTEHRLRRREDFATAVRRGRRAGRPTLVVHLRSGATDPHAPGESAPPTRAGFVVSKAVGGAVVRNKVKRRLRHLMRDRVTLLPPGSLVVVRALPGAGDADHAQLAQDLDAALQRLLGGGAR, translated from the coding sequence GTGCTGCCTACCGAGCATCGGCTGAGGCGGCGCGAGGACTTCGCGACCGCGGTACGACGGGGCCGTCGGGCCGGACGCCCGACTCTCGTCGTCCACCTTCGAAGCGGTGCCACGGACCCGCACGCGCCTGGGGAGAGCGCTCCCCCGACGCGTGCGGGTTTCGTCGTCAGCAAGGCCGTGGGCGGCGCCGTCGTGCGCAACAAGGTGAAGCGCAGACTGCGTCACCTGATGCGCGACCGGGTCACGCTGTTGCCCCCCGGTAGCCTGGTAGTCGTACGGGCGCTGCCCGGGGCGGGCGACGCCGACCACGCACAGCTGGCCCAAGACCTGGACGCCGCCCTTCAACGGCTACTGGGAGGGGGCGCGCGATGA